Below is a window of Ischnura elegans chromosome 1, ioIscEleg1.1, whole genome shotgun sequence DNA.
GTCCCCCCCGGGCGAGAGACGTGTCCACGGCGAGCGAGATGCGAGGTGCCCGTCAAGGGCAGGTCGAAAatccaaagagagagagaagaccgtgagaaataaataaatgaatgaattttctatCGCCCTCAATTCCACAAGTCATTGACATTCCCGCACCACGAGCGCTATATTCGAGTAaggcataaaatttaaaagatcAATCAATACAATTTAATCGATATATGACTtcgaaataaagtataatatcgaaattttataaataaatttaataatttaaaacttgaTTAAGTACGAATTAAGCCTTGGTAATGTCACTGAAGCTTTTAAACCGGTTGagtgaaaacaagaaaaaatgtgGAATAGAAATACCGAAGTATGCTATCAACTGATTTAGTAATTATGTGTTTAGGACCCAAAACCAAACGCTTCTATTACTAAATTATTAATCATATCCTACAGAAGCGTAGAGCAATATGGCtaaatctccctctctctccaaaTAACTCCTAAACACAACGCAAGCATCTCGCTCAGACATCGCGCGACGACGCCTACCGCCGGCGCGGCGTGTCCTTCCGGGGGCAGAGCGGCCTTACCGGCGCTGGACCTCGACTTAGTCCTCGGCTTGGacggctgctgctgctgctgttggaGCGACTTGGCGCCGaagacggcggcggcggcgaccGCGGCGGCCGCCGCCGCGTGGTGGGGGTGGTGCGGGTGATGGTGCGGGTGGTGGAACCccgggtggtggtggtggtgaggGTGCTGGTGGAAGCCGTGGTGGAGGggggtagtgggggtggaagccgccaccgcccccgccgcccccagCCGCCGCACCCGCCGCGCCCCCGACCTCCGTGGACGAAGCGGAGGACGAGGTGGGAGAGGCGGAGGGGGGCGGCAGGGGTGCCGAGGGGCCGTTGGAGGCGGCGGTGGAGGAGGACGACGCGAGGAAGGAGGAGGCCGAGGAGGGATAGTGTGGGGAGGTGTGTTGTGGGTGGTGGAGGCCTTGCTGCGACGCCATCATACCGGATGCCCCTCCGCCCCCTTGCTGCGCCTGCACCGACTGCTGCATGTGCGGAGGCTGATGTATCTGGTGGTGTTGTTGGCCGTGGAGCTGCTgctggtgttgttgttgttgttgttggtgctGCTGTTGGGACGGGAGGTGGTGTTGGCCGGAGAGGCCGTGGTGCGCcagggaggatgaggaggaggaagggtgGAGGAGGTGCGGGGAGGTCGGGGGGTCGGCGGCGCCGGGGGGCGTGGAGGACgtggaggaggcggaggaggaggcggcggcgGGCAGGCCGTTGTGCGAGCCACCCAAGACCCCGCCGACGCCGAACGCCGAGCTACCTTCTCTGGGCTTGGAGCAGTTGGAGAGCGAGAGCGAGGACGCCGAGAGCATCGACGGCTTCACGTCCACCTGCTGCTGCTGCGGGGCCTGCTGCTGCTGTTGGGATAGGTAGTCGGAGGAGGCGCTGCTTTGGCCGGCCGAGGCGGACGACGAGGAAGAGGAGGCGCCGGCCGAGGCGGCGTCCGGCGTCGCGTCCTTCGGGGGCGTCGGCGGGAAGCTGaagaggtggtggtggtggggggaggaGTGGACGCCGCCTCCGCCGCCCCCGGGGGAAGCGTGGGGCGGGGCGTGGGGCGAGGACTGCGGCTGCTGCAACTTGGAGAAGGGCGACGT
It encodes the following:
- the LOC124158157 gene encoding uncharacterized protein DDB_G0271670-like isoform X4; this translates as MLAMDMTASDQSHAAAAAAAAAAAAAHRWYDPAPPRSGGGVMVDGGEVNGGAGSPGGGGGGGGLMGGGGSSSSSSTSSAGSGSAAAAAAASSSASATAEEMDMFFHSLDAAAAAAAAAAAAAANSPNHRAAAARYYAAASQMHGGYHHHHHHSSAAHAARMSAAAAPQVCRPHFHTPLHPWLSDSAKAMVPPPPPPPPPHHPHHSSSSTSSSVWGAGPTTSTASATPASTPSSTPASSTSPFSKLQQPQSSPHAPPHASPGGGGGGVHSSPHHHHLFSFPPTPPKDATPDAASAGASSSSSSASAGQSSASSDYLSQQQQQAPQQQQVDVKPSMLSASSLSLSNCSKPREGSSAFGVGGVLGGSHNGLPAAASSSASSTSSTPPGAADPPTSPHLLHPSSSSSSLAHHGLSGQHHLPSQQQHQQQQQQHQQQLHGQQHHQIHQPPHMQQSVQAQQGGGGASGMMASQQGLHHPQHTSPHYPSSASSFLASSSSTAASNGPSAPLPPPSASPTSSSASSTEVGGAAGAAAGGGGGGGGFHPHYPPPPRLPPAPSPPPPPGVPPPAPSPAPPPPRGGGRRGRRRRRLRRQVAPTAAAAAVQAED